In the Acropora muricata isolate sample 2 chromosome 10, ASM3666990v1, whole genome shotgun sequence genome, one interval contains:
- the LOC136887633 gene encoding LOW QUALITY PROTEIN: uncharacterized protein (The sequence of the model RefSeq protein was modified relative to this genomic sequence to represent the inferred CDS: deleted 2 bases in 1 codon; substituted 1 base at 1 genomic stop codon): protein MAEASDNSCSSEDDEYSDPLEEAASAGARLSVPEKASISRKRKVPTNPAEKKRNVRGSVDPKVSAWDRMNEFKDQCLTTDTVSGNLRCDACRETLSKKKSSIKKHVASVKHIKALENIKKSKKKDQNIKDLLAKTSGGARGYTLPEDMRLYRYELVEALLKAGIPLSKVDSLRPFLEKYGHRLTTRSHLAEFIPTIHQKEIDFVKSEIAANSAFSVIFDGSTRLGEALAIVVRFIDKDWNIQQRLLKLEVLAKSMNGEELAQRLIQCLAVEYKIQPNQLLAAMRDGASVNEAGLRQVMFFFPNIFNVICFSHTIDNVGKHFEFSVLDTFSRCWNTMFSLSPAARLLWKTRTGTAMRLHSKTRWWSKWEVLNQVMEFFGDVEPFLRENDNLSPVCCASLLEIFDDPVTARDLDIELAAMIDAGKHFVQATYYLEGDGPLVFVCYERLSALAHAIAXGIDSYPNTEAKARQHAGRNMALYNQLVAQGKACINPGFRFYQQKFSVQFHNVVRAFKAARLCCPVQVQALRPTAVSVQELKQFSFITDAEVVQLVEELPNYLATADGAAIETEEDKVHWWATHAAALPNWSAAVKKILLVQPSSASAERVFSLLQNAFSKQQEASLEETVETSVMLRYNDNKRT, encoded by the exons TCGAGTGAAGATGATGAATATTCAGATCCTTTGGAAGAAGCAGCTAGTGCTGGAGCTAGATTAAGTGTTCCAGAAAAAGCCAGTATCTCTCGGAAAAGAAAAGTGCCGACTAATCCAGCCGAAAAGAAGAGAAATGTTCGTGGATCAGTCGATCCAAAAGTGTCCGCGTGGGATAGAATGAACGAGTTCAAGGACCAGTGCCTGACTACAGATACAGTGTCGGGAAATCTAAGATGTGACGCCTGCAGAGaaactctttccaaaaaaaagagTTCTATCAAGAAACATGTAGCATCTGTAAAGCACATCAAAGCGCTGGAGAATATTAAGAAAAGCAAGAAGAAAGATCAAAATATCAAGGATCTTCTTGCAAAAACAAGCGGAGGAGCAAGAGGATACACATTACCCGAAGACATGAGGCTCTATCGATACGAGCTCGTGGAAGCGTTGCTGAAGGCAGGTATCCCTCTTTCAAAAGTCGACAGTTTGCGACCATTTCTTGAAAAATATGGTCATCGCCTGACAACTCGGAGCCATCTCGCAGAATTCATTCCCACCATTCATCAGAAGGAGATAGACTTTGTGAAATCCGAAATAGCTGCCAACAGTGCTTTTTCTGTGATCTTTGATGGGAGCACCAGGCTTGGTGAAGCGTTGGCAATTGTGGTTCGCTTCATTGACAAAGATTGGAATATACAGCAGAGGCTTCTCAAACTTGAAGTTCTAGCCAAGAGCATGAATGGGGAAGAGCTTGCTCAAAGACTGATTCAGTGCTTGGCTGTGGAGTATAAAATACAGCCGAACCAGCTTCTAGCAGCAATGAGAGATGGTGCCTCAGTAAATGAGGCTGGATTGCGTCAAGTCATGTTTTTCTTTCCCAATATTTTTAATGTCATCTGTTTCTCACACACAATCGACAATGTTGGGAAACACTTTGAATTTAGTGTCCTAGACACATTTTCTAGGTGTTGGAACACCATGTTTTCTCTAAGTCCAGCTGCCCGGCTGTTGTGGAAGACAAGAACTGGCACAGCAATGCGACTTCATTCCAAAACCAGATGGTGGAGCAAATGGGAAGTCCTCAATCAGGTAATGGAGTTTTTTGGGGACGTTGAGCCCTTCCTAAGAGAAAATGATAACCTGTCTCCTGTTTGCTGTGCAAGCCTGTTGGAGATTTTTGATGATCCAGTTACTGCTAGAGACTTAGACATTGAGCTTGCTGCTATGATTGATGCGGGCAAGCACTTTGTTCAAGCAACTTATTATCTTGAGGGGGATGGTCCCTTAGTATTTGTTTGCTATGAACGTTTGTCTGCATTAGCACATGCAATAGCC TGAGGCATTGACTCTTATCCAAACACTGAGGCCAAAGCTCGCCAACATGCAGGTAGAAATATGGCATTGTACAACCAGTTAGTTGCCCAAGGAAAGGCATGCATCAATCCAGGCTTCCGCTTTTACCAACAGAAATTCAGTGTGCAGTTCCACAATGTTGTTCGTGCATTTAAGGCTGCACGGTTATGTTGCCCAGTACAGGTGCAAGCACTACGTCCAACTGCTGTATCAGTCCAGGAACTAAAGCAATTTAGTTTCATTACTGATGCAGAGGTTGTACAGCTTGTGGAAGAGCTGCCAAACTATCTGGCCACTGCTGATGGTGCAGCCATTGAAACAGAAGAAGACAAAGTACATTGGTGGGCTACACATGCCGCTGCTCTCCCAAATTGGTCTGCTGCAGTCAAAAAGATCTTGTTGGTGCAGCCTAGTTCAGCATCGGCTGAACGAGTGTTTAGCCTGCTACAAAATGCATTTAGTAAGCAGCAAGAGGCATCATTAGAGGAAACAGTGGAAACATCGGTCATGTTACGTTACAATGACAATAAGCGcacatga